A segment of the Triticum urartu cultivar G1812 chromosome 1, Tu2.1, whole genome shotgun sequence genome:
CGGCCAAGGACTCGGCCTTCTTCGGCGTTCGTCTCGCCGATGGCCTCAAATTCGACACCACCTCCCTGGGCCTGCGCACCAAGGTGAGCTCAAATCTTTGCATTCGGGTCGATGCATGTGTGCACTCTGCCTAGCAAGTCGCTGCTTGTTGTTGCGTGGTATTATTTGGGGAATTGCAGCTGGTAACATAGTCGAGTGATGGAGTGCCGGATTTGTGATTAGTTAGCTGGGTGCTTGGGCTAGACTGTGGACCGTGCTCTGTTAGTCGCTGCTCGTTCTGACCGACATGCGCGTCACGAACCTACGCAGAGGGTGAACACGTCGTCAGTTGCCATCCGCGCGCAGGCCGCGGCGGTGTCCGCGCCGACCGCGACCCCGGCGTCGCCGTCCGGCAAGAAGACCGTCCGCACGGGCAACGCGGTCATCACGGGCGCGTCGTCGGGCCTCGGCCTCGCCACGGCCAAGGCCCTGGCGGAGTCAGGCAAGTGGCACGTCATCATGGCGTGCCGCGACTACCTCAAGACCGCGCGCGCGGCCAGGGCGGCCGGCATGCCCAAGGGCAGCTACACCATCGTGCACCTGGACCTGGCCTCCCTCGACAGCGTCCGCCAGTTCGTCAAGAACGTGCGCCAGCTCGACATGCCCATCGACGTCGTCGTCTGCAACGCCGCCGTGTACCAGCCCACCGCCAAGGAGCCTTCCTTCACCGCGGACGGCTTCGAGATGAGCGTCGGCGTCAACCACCTCGGCCACTTCCTCCTCGCCCGCGAGCTCCTCGAGGACCTCAAGGCCTCCGACTACCCCTCCAAGCGCCTCATCATCGTCGGCTCCATCACCGGTAATATGTACATGCGCGATCCTCTGTTTCTTTGTCGTCCTACTCGTCGTTGTTTCAGACTGTAACCTTCATTTCTGTGTGCAGGGAACACGAACACGCTCGCGGGGAACGTGCCGCCCAAGGCCAACCTCGGGGACCTGAGGGGCCTGGCGGCCGGGCTGAACGGCGTGGGCAGTGCTGCCATGATTGACGGCGCGGAGTTCGACGGCGCCAAGGCGTACAAGGACAGCAAGGTGTGCAATATGCTGACCATGCAGGAGTTCCACCGGCGGTACCACGAGGAGACCGGCGTGACCTTCGCGTCGCTCTACCCGGGGTGCATCGCCAC
Coding sequences within it:
- the LOC125508196 gene encoding protochlorophyllide reductase B, chloroplastic, with protein sequence MALQAATSFLPSALSARKEGAAKDSAFFGVRLADGLKFDTTSLGLRTKRVNTSSVAIRAQAAAVSAPTATPASPSGKKTVRTGNAVITGASSGLGLATAKALAESGKWHVIMACRDYLKTARAARAAGMPKGSYTIVHLDLASLDSVRQFVKNVRQLDMPIDVVVCNAAVYQPTAKEPSFTADGFEMSVGVNHLGHFLLARELLEDLKASDYPSKRLIIVGSITGNTNTLAGNVPPKANLGDLRGLAAGLNGVGSAAMIDGAEFDGAKAYKDSKVCNMLTMQEFHRRYHEETGVTFASLYPGCIATTGLFREHVPLFRFLFPPFQKYITKGYVSEEEAGKRLAQVVSEPSLTKSGVYWSWNKNSASFENQLSEEASDTEKARKVWELSEKLVGLA